Proteins from a genomic interval of Arachis hypogaea cultivar Tifrunner chromosome 10, arahy.Tifrunner.gnm2.J5K5, whole genome shotgun sequence:
- the LOC112717483 gene encoding uncharacterized protein, producing the protein MPGTITVLKTSPVQIGGAVDESTVYFHRLFWTFPPCIEAFRHCKPLVSIDGTHLYGKYGGTLLLAIAQDGNSNILPIAFALVEGENAESWSFFLSNLREHVTPQEGILVISDRHNGIKAALEAPETGWLPPRAFRAYCIRHVAVNFALTFKGKDSRRLLVNAAYAKTEGEFYYWFDIMRTENPAMCDWANRMEYDKWTQHEDAGRRFGHMTTNISECVNSVLKGTRNLPVTSLVKSTYGRLAQLFVVRGQTAEAQLGSGHEFCQALVKAIDRNLRDSRCFTVTLYNRHQSEYTVAETTPTGTFSLGSYRVSLKDHRCDCGHFQALHYPCCHAIACCAYSRLNWASYVHEVYRMTEVFNVYKQGFLPPIPEGLWPPYGGPTIIPNPNLRRAKEGRPKTSRIRGTMDQSQQN; encoded by the coding sequence ATGCCGGGAACAATCACGGTGCTGAAGACGTCTCCGGTTCAGATTGGTGGTGCGGTTGATGAGTCGACGGTGTACTTTCACCGACTTTTCTGGACATTTCCACCCTGTATCGAGGCATTCCGGCATTGCAAGCCACTCGTCAGTATTGATGGTACCCACTTGTATGGGAAGTATGGAGGGACGCTCCTGTTGGCGATAGCTCAGGACGGAAACTCCAATATCCTGCCGATAGCATTCGCCCTTGTAGAGGGGGAAAATGCAGAGTCGTGGTCATTCTTCTTGTCCAACCTCCGAGAGCATGTGACTCCTCAAGAGGGTATCCTAGTTATCTCAGACAGGCATAATGGGATCAAGGCGGCCCTTGAGGCACCTGAGACTGGATGGCTGCCTCCTCGTGCTTTCCGGGCCTACTGTATAAGGCATGTGGCAGTGAATTTCGCCCTAACGTTCAAAGGTAAGGACTCAAGGAGGTTACTGGTCAATGCTGCCTACGCCAAGACCGAGGGTGAGTTTTACTACTGGTTCGACATCATGCGGACTGAGAATCCAGCAATGTGTGACTGGGCCAACCGTATGGAGTATGACAAATGGACCCAACATGAGGATGCTGGTCGACGGTTCGGGCACATGACCACAAACATCAGTGAATGTGTGAACTCCGTGCTAAAGGGTACTCGCAACCTCCCGGTCACATCGTTGGTTAAGTCAACCTACGGGAGGCTTGCTCAGCTATTTGTGGTCCGGGGACAGACAGCAGAGGCACAACTCGGATCCGGCCATGAATTCTGTCAGGCATTGGTCAAGGCTATTGATCGGAACCTTAGAGACTCCAGGTGCTTTACTGTGACATTATACAACAGGCATCAGTCCGAGTACACCGTGGCTGAGACAACACCAACGGGGACGTTCTCTCTTGGTAGCTATAGAGTTTCCCTTAAAGATCACCGATGCGACTGTGGGCACTTCCAGGCGCTGCATTATCCATGTTGCCACGCCATTGCCTGTTGCGCCTACTCCCGGCTAAACTGGGCGTCATATGTTCACGAAGTGTATCGTATGACTGAGGTGTTCAACGTTTACAAGCAGGGGTTTCTCCCACCTATTCCTGAAGGCCTGTGGCCTCCATATGGTGGCCCAACCATTATTCCTAACCCTAATCTGCGGCGTGCAAAGGAAGGTCGTCCAAAGACAAGCAGGATCCGTGGAACCATGGATCAGTCTCAACAGAATTAG